From [Clostridium] symbiosum, a single genomic window includes:
- a CDS encoding ATPase, T2SS/T4P/T4SS family — MLGERRSADLFGAREVPDIKKSECAGEREEQEQGIELSSEEQETSEGEFRTEKSGLGQKEKMGETERLTEEVSMVEQPQNVTPSAEQSWQKIQPGASVTGPSAPVMEWEEGPVVRGPLHQENHAPRSRDLFFTPQDDSRDFSSVLKEVQEYISSKYSTLIVEQGNEEVKEQIKRYITKYIQDYRIAVTGMSGQELVAAIYTEMAEFSFLTKYVFGTGIEEIDINSWRDIEVQYAGGVTRKLTERFESPQHAINVVRRMLHTSGMVLDNASPAVLGHLSKNIRIAAMKTPLVDEDVGIAASIRIVNPQSMKKEDFIAGGTATGPMLEFLTECVRYGISVCVAGATSSGKTTLLGWLLTTIPDNKRIYTIENGSRELALVREKEGKVTNSVVHTLTRDSENERQRVDQIALLDMALRFNPDVIVVGEMRGPEANAAQEAARTGVAVVTTIHSNSCEATYRRMVSLCKRAVDMSDETLMAYVTEAYPIVAFCKQLENRERRLMEIMECVIEPDGSRTYRPLFQYRITENRMEEGKFVIEGHHETVHSISDSLAKRLLENGMPGETLERLRGGVCA; from the coding sequence GTGTTAGGAGAGCGGAGATCCGCGGATCTGTTCGGGGCGCGTGAAGTGCCTGACATAAAGAAGTCGGAGTGTGCGGGGGAGAGGGAAGAGCAGGAACAGGGAATAGAGCTGTCTTCGGAGGAGCAGGAAACCAGTGAGGGAGAGTTTAGGACTGAAAAATCTGGATTAGGGCAGAAAGAAAAAATGGGGGAGACAGAGAGACTAACGGAGGAGGTATCGATGGTAGAGCAGCCACAAAATGTAACACCATCGGCAGAGCAGTCATGGCAGAAAATACAGCCAGGAGCGTCCGTCACGGGACCCAGCGCACCTGTTATGGAATGGGAGGAGGGGCCAGTTGTTCGTGGACCACTCCATCAGGAGAACCATGCACCGCGCAGCCGTGACCTGTTTTTCACCCCACAGGATGACAGCCGTGATTTTTCTTCCGTGCTGAAGGAGGTTCAGGAGTACATCTCTAGTAAATACTCTACCTTGATTGTGGAACAGGGGAATGAAGAAGTAAAGGAGCAGATCAAGCGCTATATCACGAAGTACATCCAGGACTACCGGATTGCAGTGACGGGAATGAGCGGACAGGAGCTGGTGGCTGCCATCTATACTGAGATGGCGGAGTTCTCCTTCCTGACAAAGTATGTGTTTGGGACCGGGATTGAGGAGATCGACATTAACAGCTGGCGGGATATTGAAGTTCAATATGCGGGAGGCGTCACAAGGAAGCTGACGGAACGGTTTGAGAGTCCGCAGCATGCCATTAATGTTGTGCGCCGTATGCTTCATACATCGGGAATGGTGTTAGACAATGCAAGTCCGGCTGTGCTGGGGCATCTGTCTAAAAACATCCGTATTGCAGCAATGAAGACGCCTCTGGTAGATGAAGATGTGGGGATTGCAGCTTCCATCCGAATTGTGAATCCGCAGTCCATGAAAAAGGAGGATTTCATCGCCGGAGGAACCGCCACCGGTCCCATGTTGGAGTTTCTGACGGAATGCGTGCGTTATGGAATATCCGTTTGTGTGGCAGGGGCAACCAGCTCTGGAAAAACCACCTTGCTTGGCTGGCTGCTCACCACCATTCCGGACAACAAGAGAATCTATACCATTGAAAACGGTTCCAGGGAGCTGGCGCTGGTGCGGGAAAAGGAAGGAAAGGTGACGAATTCTGTGGTTCATACCTTGACAAGAGACAGTGAAAATGAGCGGCAGCGAGTGGACCAGATTGCCCTTTTAGACATGGCGCTGCGTTTTAACCCGGACGTTATCGTAGTGGGGGAGATGCGCGGGCCGGAGGCCAATGCCGCTCAGGAAGCGGCCAGAACCGGCGTTGCGGTGGTGACTACCATCCATTCCAACAGCTGTGAGGCCACGTACCGCCGCATGGTTTCTCTGTGTAAGCGGGCGGTGGATATGAGTGATGAGACGCTGATGGCTTATGTCACGGAAGCCTACCCCATTGTTGCCTTCTGCAAGCAGCTGGAGAACCGGGAACGGCGGCTGATGGAGATCATGGAGTGTGTGATCGAGCCGGATGGGAGCCGGACCTACCGTCCGCTGTTCCAGTACCGGATTACGGAAAACCGCATGGAGGAGGGGAAGTTTGTGATAGAAGGACATCATGAAACGGTTCACTCTATTTCGGACAGCCTGGCAAAGCGCCTGCTTGAGAATGGGATGCCGGGAGAGACACTGGAACGGTTGAGAGGAGGTGTCTGCGCTTGA
- a CDS encoding DUF6550 family protein, whose protein sequence is MKISERTKRILALTGGVIVCAVLLTAIGGRFKGPVETLPASKESLAVSENLVVKTEPAIETEPATKEAAAKPTIKVEVQKETAEVSKAEKEETKAPVPVQTDREEQAIQPAPEKPTAPPKEVLENPEVKPNGETVAGTVEAVEHENVEQPSEPPTQAGEPQGGDTQNGKIYVPGFGWIDDIGEGQGSTAEDMYENGNKIGIMN, encoded by the coding sequence ATGAAAATCAGTGAACGGACAAAACGGATTCTGGCACTTACCGGTGGAGTGATTGTATGTGCTGTGTTACTCACCGCGATTGGTGGGCGTTTTAAGGGGCCGGTGGAGACCCTTCCGGCGAGCAAAGAAAGCCTGGCAGTCAGTGAAAACCTGGTGGTAAAGACGGAACCGGCTATAGAGACGGAGCCGGCTACCAAGGAAGCGGCTGCCAAACCAACCATCAAAGTGGAAGTTCAAAAGGAAACGGCGGAAGTGAGTAAGGCGGAAAAAGAGGAGACGAAAGCGCCGGTGCCGGTACAGACGGATCGAGAGGAACAAGCAATCCAACCGGCTCCCGAAAAGCCAACGGCTCCTCCCAAGGAAGTTCTGGAGAATCCGGAAGTAAAACCCAATGGTGAAACGGTAGCCGGAACAGTGGAAGCGGTAGAACATGAAAATGTTGAACAGCCGAGCGAACCACCAACCCAGGCAGGAGAACCGCAGGGTGGAGATACCCAGAACGGGAAGATTTATGTGCCGGGCTTTGGCTGGATTGACGATATTGGAGAGGGCCAGGGAAGCACAGCAGAAGATATGTACGAGAATGGAAATAAAATTGGAATCATGAACTAA
- a CDS encoding DUF4320 family protein, translated as MEAIKETLKSKQGEGYIDVAVLVLCVMLVLALSVKILPVFICKQQLDTFATELCREAELCGRVGSETSRRAVVLREKTGLSPEIDWSDSGRIQLNEEITVRLTYRYNLGLFGGFGSFPITLKAVASGKSEVYWK; from the coding sequence ATGGAAGCGATAAAGGAAACTTTAAAAAGTAAGCAGGGAGAAGGCTATATTGATGTGGCGGTGTTGGTGCTGTGTGTCATGTTGGTGCTGGCTCTGTCTGTGAAGATTCTCCCGGTATTTATCTGTAAACAGCAGCTGGATACCTTTGCAACGGAGCTGTGCCGGGAAGCGGAGCTATGCGGGCGAGTGGGCAGTGAGACCAGCCGGAGGGCTGTCGTCTTGCGGGAAAAAACAGGGCTGTCACCGGAGATAGACTGGTCCGACAGCGGAAGAATCCAGCTCAATGAGGAGATCACGGTCCGGCTGACTTACCGCTATAATCTGGGCTTGTTTGGTGGTTTTGGTTCCTTTCCCATCACACTTAAGGCAGTGGCGTCCGGAAAGTCAGAGGTGTATTGGAAATGA
- a CDS encoding secretion protein F produces MMLLICFGSLLAAGLFFLAADLLRLPYVRTSRAMINTARERKRAAKSLEVYLLSLAVRLAPHIHMDEYKRGRQKNILKASGLNLEPEVYQAYAVVKAGMVMLGVLPCLLVFPLLSVIVMVLSVMVYFKEQERADQLLSKKRGELEGELPRFVSTVEQELKNSRDVLSIVENYKKNAGESFAGELEILVADMRSSSYEAALTRFEARMNSPMLSDVVRGLIGVLRGDDGAMYFQMLSHDFKQMELQRLKKEAQKIPPKIRVFSFLMLMCFLFTYLAIIAVEILKSMGSMF; encoded by the coding sequence ATGATGCTGCTTATTTGTTTTGGAAGTTTACTGGCTGCCGGTCTGTTCTTTTTGGCTGCCGATCTGCTCCGGCTGCCGTATGTAAGAACCTCGAGGGCCATGATTAATACAGCCAGAGAGCGGAAGCGGGCAGCGAAGAGCCTGGAGGTGTACCTCTTATCCCTGGCGGTGCGGTTAGCTCCCCACATCCACATGGATGAGTATAAGAGGGGAAGACAGAAGAACATCTTAAAAGCCAGTGGTCTGAATCTGGAACCGGAGGTTTATCAGGCGTATGCGGTTGTGAAAGCGGGAATGGTTATGCTGGGGGTTCTTCCCTGCCTGCTGGTTTTTCCCCTGCTGTCCGTGATTGTGATGGTACTCTCGGTCATGGTTTATTTTAAGGAACAGGAGCGGGCGGACCAACTGCTGTCAAAAAAGAGGGGCGAACTGGAAGGGGAACTGCCCCGGTTTGTGTCAACGGTGGAGCAGGAACTGAAAAACAGCCGGGACGTCCTGTCGATTGTGGAAAATTATAAAAAGAACGCGGGGGAGTCCTTTGCCGGTGAGCTGGAAATCCTGGTAGCCGATATGCGTTCCTCCAGCTATGAGGCCGCGCTGACCCGATTTGAGGCCAGAATGAATTCCCCAATGCTGTCGGATGTGGTGCGGGGATTAATCGGAGTGCTCCGGGGAGATGACGGGGCCATGTATTTCCAGATGTTGTCCCACGACTTTAAGCAGATGGAATTACAGCGGTTGAAAAAGGAGGCCCAGAAGATTCCGCCGAAAATCCGGGTGTTCAGCTTTTTGATGTTGATGTGCTTTTTATTCACATACCTGGCGATTATCGCGGTGGAGATTCTCAAATCGATGGGGAGTATGTTTTAG
- a CDS encoding reverse transcriptase domain-containing protein yields MAQQFDYPKNETDLRDTLDALYLEAKTAKDGDKRPSFVGLVELMSSEVTIKTAIHNIKANKGSETPGVDGWKMQRDYLQKPYEWVIEDIQKAFHYFKPEKIRRVYIDKPGKTEKRPLGIPTIRDRIVQECIRIVLEPIMEAQFYRYSFGFRPMRDTKMALQCITGYVHKTGYYWIVEGDISKCFDRINHGILIKRLYHMGVKDRRVLQIIKAMLRAGIVGENEKNEVGTQQGGVLSPLLANVYMDMFDEWVSRQWIDKRTSHDYARSDIKISSLRKRSNLRPAYLIRYADDFVLITDTPQNAKWWKEQIKTFLEQVLRLNLSEEKTLITDVRKKHIHFLGYEYKVVKGKAKKGYIPRTLPDRKRLKRKVDEIAKEWRKIPLDASREKAIHELNLINSKVRGLINYYDNCSWVNVTMKKYSRNLEKAAKRRLKQYKGKWIPADQTQNLVNVHQKYTTKIPAIRYRDIWIGVTRLDFCKWNKAGDKIQEETPYTGKGRTIYFERTKRQRMNARLDDVLSMETSELVSTGQTGRTYNFEFYMNRAYALNRDKLKCRVCGRWLITGKLCTHRINPGLPIGKINKVNNLASMDKECYQIVNDKTANLSHLDTKTRRNVEKFRKQLDKSHDTPTV; encoded by the coding sequence ATGGCACAACAATTCGACTATCCGAAGAACGAAACAGACTTGCGTGATACGTTAGACGCACTTTATTTAGAGGCAAAGACAGCAAAGGACGGAGATAAAAGGCCGTCGTTTGTAGGTTTGGTTGAACTCATGTCCAGTGAGGTAACGATTAAAACAGCCATACACAATATAAAAGCAAATAAGGGAAGCGAAACTCCGGGCGTTGACGGCTGGAAAATGCAGAGAGATTATCTCCAGAAGCCCTATGAATGGGTGATTGAGGATATACAGAAAGCATTTCATTATTTTAAGCCGGAAAAGATACGCCGGGTGTATATCGACAAGCCGGGAAAAACGGAAAAGCGCCCACTCGGTATTCCGACTATACGGGACAGAATTGTACAGGAATGCATAAGGATTGTGCTGGAACCAATCATGGAAGCACAGTTTTACCGATATTCCTTCGGGTTCCGTCCAATGAGGGATACAAAAATGGCGTTGCAGTGTATTACCGGCTACGTCCACAAAACAGGTTATTATTGGATTGTGGAAGGAGATATCAGCAAATGCTTTGACCGCATTAACCATGGAATACTGATTAAGCGCTTGTATCATATGGGCGTGAAGGACAGACGGGTATTGCAGATAATCAAGGCTATGTTGAGAGCAGGAATTGTTGGCGAAAACGAGAAAAATGAGGTCGGCACTCAGCAAGGGGGAGTCCTGTCGCCGCTGCTTGCAAACGTATATATGGATATGTTTGATGAGTGGGTGAGCAGGCAGTGGATAGATAAGCGCACCTCCCATGATTATGCAAGAAGTGATATAAAAATCAGTTCCTTGCGCAAGCGTAGCAATCTGCGCCCGGCCTATTTGATTCGTTACGCTGATGATTTTGTACTGATAACCGATACCCCTCAAAATGCAAAGTGGTGGAAGGAACAAATCAAAACCTTTCTGGAACAAGTGTTGAGATTGAATCTGTCAGAAGAAAAAACGCTGATAACAGATGTGCGTAAAAAGCATATCCATTTCTTGGGATATGAATACAAGGTAGTGAAAGGCAAGGCTAAGAAGGGGTACATTCCCCGCACCCTGCCTGACAGGAAAAGATTAAAGCGGAAAGTAGATGAGATTGCGAAGGAGTGGAGGAAAATCCCGCTCGATGCAAGCAGGGAGAAAGCAATCCATGAATTAAATCTAATCAATAGCAAGGTTCGTGGTCTGATAAACTACTACGATAACTGTAGCTGGGTGAATGTTACCATGAAGAAATATAGCCGGAATCTGGAAAAAGCGGCCAAAAGGCGGCTGAAACAGTATAAAGGCAAATGGATTCCGGCAGACCAGACGCAGAATCTCGTAAATGTCCATCAGAAATACACCACGAAAATCCCTGCAATCCGTTATCGGGATATATGGATAGGAGTGACCCGGCTTGATTTTTGTAAATGGAATAAGGCAGGGGATAAGATACAGGAAGAAACTCCGTACACGGGAAAGGGTCGGACAATCTATTTTGAGCGAACCAAACGGCAGCGAATGAATGCGAGACTGGACGATGTTTTGAGTATGGAAACATCAGAGCTGGTATCCACCGGACAGACCGGAAGGACGTATAATTTTGAGTTCTATATGAACCGCGCCTACGCTCTGAACCGGGATAAATTAAAATGCCGTGTTTGCGGAAGATGGCTTATCACCGGCAAACTGTGTACCCATAGAATCAATCCGGGATTGCCCATAGGAAAAATCAATAAAGTAAATAACCTTGCTTCCATGGATAAAGAATGCTATCAAATCGTAAACGACAAAACCGCGAATCTGTCACATCTTGATACGAAAACACGCAGAAACGTAGAAAAATTCAGAAAACAACTGGATAAATCACATGATACTCCCACTGTATAG